TGCGATCAGAAGCGGCGCTTGTTTTCGGACTTGGTTTCCACCCGGACCGGCAGAAGTTCATGGGTCATCTCGCGCAGCCCGCTGCGCGGGGTGCCATCGTCGCGCAGCGCCATGACGGCAATCGCGAACTGGACGCCGCCAAAGACGATGCCGTTGAAGAAGAATATCATGAAGGCCGCCAGGGGTCCGTCGCGGGTTTCCAGCACCAGGTGACGCAGCCCAGCCACGTCGAAACCGATCAGCGCCACGGTGAACAGCGCTGAAATCGCGAAGCCGATGGCGATCTGGGTGATGTAGAGACGGACGAGCTTTGGCATCGGGACCTCCCGCAGATGACCTCTGGCCAGCTATCCGAAGTGATTCCGGACGTCGCGCCAGAGAATGCCCCTAGGATAGTCTGTAACGCGCAGATGTCATCCCTTTGCGTCTGATGCGCCTTGTCGCAGGTTGGATTACGTTGCGACACCTTTTACGTGAAGGGGTCGGCGGGGCTGTCTGCCCTGCCGAAACACCGAGAAAGTCACAGAAATTCGCTGAAAACGGGCAAATTCTGCCCCGGTCACCCCGCCCCGATCAGAAGGCTTCGGGCTTGGCCTCGCGGGCCATGTGGTCGAGCACGGCATTGACGAAGGCCGGCTCTTTCGTTTCCGGGAAGAAGGCCTGGGCAACGCCGACATATTCCACGATCACCACCTTGGGCGGGGCATCGCCTTGCAGAAGCTCGGCCCCGGCGGCGCGGAACAGCGCCCGCAGGGTCGGGTCGATCCGGGCGATCGGCCATTTCGCCACCAGCGCGCGGTCGGTCATCTGGTCGATCCGGGCCTGCCAACTGACGGCTTCGCCAAGGATCATGCGGAACAAGGTCACATCGCCTTCGGCAAATTCACCCTCGTCATAGGTGGCGCCGAAACGGTGATCTTCGAATTCCACCTGGATCTTCTCGACCGTCTGACCGGAGGCTTCCATCTGGAACAGCGCCTGCACGGCATAAAGACGCGACGCCGAGCGCATCTTGCGCTTCTGGTTGCCCGAAAGGGGCTGCGGGATCTGGGGTTCGTCGCTCATTACTGGCCTATCGGGTCACGAAGGTGGGGCCTTACGCAGGGGTGCTTCCCCCGGCAAGGCGGTATTCCTCAGTGGCGGGACGAAAGCCCACGCCGCTTTTCGGAGCGCCCCATTTGCGCGAAAGCGCCAGAAGATGCAAGGCCGCAGCGGCCGCGCCCGCACCTTTGTTCTGATCCGCCACACGGGCGCGTACCAGCGCCTGTTCGCGGGTCTCGACCGTCAGGATGCCATTGCCGATGCAGAAGCCCTGCAGGCCCATCAGGGTCAGCGCGCGCGAACTGTCGTTGCAGACCGTGTCGTAATGGGTCGTCTCGCCCCGGATCACGCAGCCAAGCGCGACATAGGCGTCGAAATTCGACATCCGCCCGGCGATGGCGATCGCCGAGGGCACCTCGAGCGCGCCGGGCACTTCGATCAGCTCCTGCGTGGCGCCCCAGGCGTCGATTTCGGCACTGGCGCCTTCGATCAGCTGATCGGCCACGTCCCGGTAATATGGCGCGACGACGATCAGGACCTTCGCGGGCTTGTCGAGGCTGCCGCGCGGCAGGGAATAATGAAGTTCATTGGCAGCCATGTCTCAGTCTCCGATCCGGCGGGTGCCGGTGATTTCCAGCCCGTAGGCCTCCAGCCCGACAACGGTGGGTTGCGGCGAATTGGTCAACAGGATCAGCTGTGACAGCCCGAGCGAAGACAGGATCTGGGCCCCCAGCCCGTATTGGCGCAGGGTGTGGGGCGATACCTCGCCTGCCGTCACCAGCTTCATGTGCAGATCGCGCAGCAGCACGACAACGCCGCGACCTTCGTCGGCCACCGCCATCATCGCATCGCGGAACTCATCCGCCCGCCCTGCCGGGCCCGCGCCAATCACGTCCTTCATCGGGTCCAGCGCATGCATCCGCACCAGCACCGGTTCCGGGGTCGAGATATCGCCCTTGCTCAGCACGATATGTTCGGCCCCCTGGGTTTCGTCGACATAGATCCGCAGATCCCAGTCCCCGCCGAATTCTGTGTTGATGCTGCATTCCTTTTCGATCCGCACCAGATTGTCGTAGCGGCGGCGATAGGCGATCAGATCCGAAATCGTGCCGATCTTCAGCCCGTGCAATTGCGCGAAGGCGATCAGTTCGGGCAGGCGCGACATGGTGCCGTCCTCGTTCATGATCTCGCAGATCACGCCCGAGGGGTTCAGCCCGGCCAACCGCGACACATCGACAGCCGCTTCGGTATGCCCGGCGCGCACCAACACGCCGCCGGTGCGCGAGCGCAGCGGAAAGACGTGGCCCGGCGTCGCGATGTCGGCCGCGCCCTTGCCCCCATCGATGGCCACGGCCACGGTCCGCGCCCGGTCATGGGCCGAAATCCCGGTGGAAACCCCTTCGCGGGCCTCGATGGACACGGTGAAATTGGTCTCGTGGCGCGACGAATTCTGCGACGACATCAGCGGCAGGCCCAACTGGTCGACACGGTCGCCGGTCAGGGACAGGCAGATCAGGCCCCGCCCGTGGGTCGCCATGAAGTTGATCGCCTCAGGCGTTGCCATCTGCGCCGGGATCACCAGATCGCCTTCGTTTTCACGGCTTTCGTGATCGACCAGAATGAACATGCGGCCGTTGCGGGCGTCCTCGATGATGTCCTCGACCGAGGAAATCGCATCGGACCAGCTTTGCTCGACGGGTCCCGGCTGTTCAAATGTATTGTCATTGGGCATGGTATGATCCTCGTGTTGCCCGAGCAGATACCGCAGGCGGATTTGGAAAGCCAGTCCGACGGGGCGTGCATCGTCGGACAGCCTCTGTGCATCGGCCCCATCGGCGCGCGGCACAGCACCGCGCCCGCGGCGCCGCGTTCAACATGCACTGGCCGGGAAAAGGGCCTCTGCCCCCAAAGCGCCGCCCAGGCGGCCTGCAGCGACCCAGTCGCGTTCCAGCGCATGGCCCGAAATCAGCACCAGTCCCGCCGGTGGCAGCCCGCAGCCCGCCCGCGCCAGGGCATCGCGCATCCGCGGGAACGCCCCAAGCAGCGGCGGGGCGGCAAAGACCGCATCCAGGCCGGCCACCCCGTCCAGAAGCGCCTCGGGGCGCAGCGGTGGCAGGGCCAGACCGATACGGCGCACATGGCGCAGGCCTTCGAGCCGCTCGACCGTGCCCTCCTGCGGGGCAGTATGATGGGCATAGACCCCGAGCGCGTTCGAGGAAATCAGGTAGCCCGCGATATCACGCCCCGAGACGGCCCGGATCGCGGCGTAGTCACGATATCTCAGCCCCAGTTCGCGGGCCCGCGCGATCCGCAGACGTACCAGTTCGACCGGCAGGTGGGCCTCAGAGTGCTGCTGACGCGCCTTTGTCCATTGGTGCACGCGCCAGGCGTGCCCGGGATCCATCGAGGGGCCAAGGTTGTGGCCCATGCCATGCAGGGGTTTGTCGGCCATGCCGTCCTTCAGAGAGGTCATCTGCGCAAGGGACCAGCCGGCAAACGGGCGGTGCGCAAGCGGCGCATGCCTGGCCCCGGCCCGCTCAGATCGCGGTCTCTTGCAGGCGGGCGACGTAGCGCGCCATGGTATCGACTTCCAGGTTGATCTGGTCGCCGGTCTTCACCAGCCCCCAGGTCGTGGCGATCTTGGTATGCGGGATCAGGTTGACGCCAAAGACCGCCCCCTGAACCTCGTTCACCGTCAGCGAGGTGCCGTTCAGCGCGACGGACCCTTTGGGGGCGATGAAACGCGCCAGATCTTTGGGCGCGCGGAACCGCACGCGGGTGCTGTCACCGTCCTGCTCCATCGAGATCACCTCGGCGAGGCCATCGACATGACCCGAGACGATATGCCCGCCCAGTTCATCCCCGACCTTCAGGGCGCGTTCCAGGTTGATCTGCTTGCCATCGGACCAGCCGCCAAGACTGGTCTTGGACAGGGTCTCGGCACTAATTTCGACCGCGAACCAGTCGGTGCCCAGTTCGACCACCGTCAGGCAGACCCCGTCGCAGCAGATCGAGGCGCCAAGGTCGATACCGTCGATGTCATAGCTGCACTCGATCTCGGCCCGCAGATCGCCCTGCTGGTCCAGACGGCGGATGGTGCCGATATCAGTGACAATTCCGGTGAACATGGAAAGCCCCGTCGCATTTTCATTTCCTCTGGCCTAGCGTCAATGCATGCGGGTCGCAAGCGGGCTTTACCTTCTGTAAGTATCCGGTACGAAATAGTGATCCTGCCGCGCCGGGGTCCCGCGCGGCACGGCGCCCGGCATGGAACAGGCCCTGCGACGCCCATGAAGCGCAGTCAGACCGGATGGTACCGGGACACGTCAGGTCGCGCCGTGACAAGACGAAACCGGGAGCAATCCCGCAGGAAAGAGGCGAAAGGCGGCATGAATTGACGACGAAACGTGTGTTTCTGTTCCTTCAAGGGCCCCATGGCCCCTATTTCCGCCAGCTTGCCCATGTGCTGCGCCTGGCCGGTGCCGACGCCTGGCGCGTGGGGTTCAATACCGGGGATGCCATGTTCTGGGGCCAGAAGGACAGCTACATCCCCTTTCCCGGCCCGTTAGAGGACTGGGACGCCACCCTGATCGGCATCCTTGAAGACAAATCCGTCACGGACATCGTCCTTTATGGCGATTCCCGCCCCATTCACGCCCGCGCCCTTGCCTGTGCCCGCGAACGGGGTCTGGGTATCCACGTCTTCGAAGAAGGTTATCTGCGGCCCTATTGGGTCAGCTATGAACGGGATGGTTCCAACGGGAATTCCCGCCTGATGCAGATGCAGGTGCCGGACATGCGCGCGGTGCTGGCCAGTACTGCGGCCGAACCCCCTGTATCCCCTGCGCGGTGGGGCGACATGCGCCAGCATATCTTCTATGGCGCGCTCTACCATTTCTTCGTCATGGTCGCCAATCGCCGCTACGGCGCGCTTCCGCCGCATCGCGGAGTGCCCGTCAGCCGGGAATTCCTGGGCTATCTGAAGGGTCTGCTGCTCATGCCGGTCAGCGGGGCGGAGCGGCGCATCGCCTCCTGGCGCATCCGAAGGGGGCGCTTTCCCTATCACCTGGCGCTGCTGCAACTGGATCACGATTCCTCGTTCCAGATGCATTCGCCCTTTGCCACTTCGATGGAGTTCCTGACCGAGGTGCTGCAGGCCTTTGCGGCAGGCGCACCGCAACACCATCACCTTGTCATCAAGACCCATCCGCTGGACGACGGCGGCGCCGGCCTGCGCCGCGACATCCGCCGCCTGACCCGGCAGGTCGGGTTGACCGGGCGGGTGCATTTCCTGCGCGGGGGCAAGTTGGCGCAATTGCTGGCCGATACCCGAAGCGCGGTCACGGTGAATTCCACCTCCGGACAGCAGGTGCTGTATCGCGGCATCCCGTTGCGCAGCTTCGGGGCTGCGGTCTACAACAAGCCGGAATTCATCTCGACCCAACCCCTGCCGGACTTCTTTGCCGGGGCGCTGCGGCCCGACCGTCAGGCCTATGGCGATTACCGGCGCTATCTTCTGGAAACCAGCCAGGTCGCCGGAGGGTTCTATTCCGCCCGCGCACGCCGCCAGCTTTTGCGTCAGATCGTCGACATGATGCTGGCCCCGGAAGACCCCTACGACGCCCTCAAATCAGGCAAAGCCGCGCCACGCCAACAATTGCGGCTTCTACCCTGACAAGAGCAAGCAGCACACTAGTCAAGACGACGACGCTCTGACAGGATACAGTCAGTGGCGCGCCGCCCCAGGCCGGCTACGTCCTGCAAGGGAGAGATTACATTGACAAATTCCAGAACCGCTTGGGTCAAGTCCGCGACGATGCTCGCCACGACTTTGCTGCTGGCGTCCTGCGCGGCACTACCTCAGGTTGGGCCGAACAAGGACCAGATCTATTCCGGTTCCACCCTGGAACAGGGCAATGCCCATATCGTTGCCGTCGACAGCCGCATCGCCAAGGTCACGGACACCACGCCGGCGCTCGGGTTTTCCAGCGGGTTCCGCAATGTCGACGTTCTCGGCCCGGACACGATCCGCCCCGGCGACATCCTGAGCCTGACCATCTGGGAAAATGTCGATGACGGCCTGCTTGTGGGCGAAGGCCTGAACGCCACGCAGCTTACCGGCGTGCAGGTGGATGGGGACGGCTTCATCTTCGTTCCCTATGCCGGCCGTATCGAGGCAGCCGGAAATACCCCCGAAGCCATCCGCCGGATCATCACCGAGAAACTGCAGGAACAGACCCCCGAACCGCAGGTCGAAGTGCGGCGCGATTCCGGCGACGGGGCCACGGTGACCATCACCGGGTCCGTCGGTGCGCAGGGGGTCTATCCGATCGAACGACCGACCCGCACCCTGTCGTCGATGATCGCGGCCTCGGGCGGTGTACTAATCGATCCGCAGACCGCCATCGTCACCATCCTGCGCAGCAACCAGCGCTCGGCGATCTGGTACGAGGATATCTTTGAAATCCCCGACTACGACATCGCCCTGCGCGATGGCGACCGCATCAACATCAAGGAGGACGAACGCGAATTCACCGTGCTCGGCGCCATTGGCGCGCAATCGGTGATCCGCTTCCAAAGCCCGGACCTGACCGCGATCGAAGCCCTGGCACAGGCCGGTGGCCTGCGCACCAACGCCGCCGATCCGACCGGCATCTTCATCCTGCGCAAGGAAGATCAGGCCGTCGCCCAGGCCGTGCTGGGTCAGGCCACCACGGGCGAGCAGAACATGGTCTACGTCCTGAACCTGACCGAGCCCAACGGGTTGTTCACCGCACGCGATTTCAAGATGCGGGACGGAGACCTCGTCTACGTGACCGAAGCGCCCTTCACCCAGTGGGACAAGGCCATCTCGGCAATCTTCGGATCCCTGGCAACCGCCGGGTCGATCTCCAGCCTGTAACCGCCGGGACCGGGCCATGTCCAAGCCCCCGCGCGCCCCCGCCCCGCCAGAGGCCGTCTTGCCTGAAGGCGGCCCCTGGGGGCGCGACGGACGTGGCACCGGGGCCCTGATTCCCCTGCATGTCCGCTCGGCCGGCTTCCTGACCCAGGCGCCCCTGCGCCGGATGCTGCGACTGGCGGGCTACCGCGTCACGCTCGGCAAGCCCGGTCCCGGCGATCTGGTGGCGGTCTGGGGCCATGCGCCCTCGGCCCGGCGGGCCGAAGCGCTGGCCAAGCGAACCGGAGCCAAGCTGCTGCGCATCGAAGACAGCTTCCTGCGCTCGCTGTTTCCGGGGCGGGCCAGGGGCTCGGCAGGGGATCCCCCCGTGGGGCTGACCCTGGCGCGGCAGGGCTGCCATTTCGACGCCACCGGCCCGTCTGACCTGGAAACACTGCTGCGCGACCATCCTCTGGACGACCCTGCACTGCTGGCCCGCGCAGAAGGCCTTTGCGCCCGCCTTCAAGACGCCCATCTGTCGAAATACGCCGCCACCCTGCCCGCCGGAGATCCCGGCGCGGGCGACCTGCCGGCGCCCGGCTATGTGCTGGTCATCGACCAGACCCGCGGCGATGCTTCGATACGGCTGGGCGGCGCGGATGCCGGGACCTTCACGACCATGCTCGCCGCCGCCCGTGCCGAACATCCGGGCCGTGACATCCTGCTGCGCGGTCACCCCGAAACCGCCGCCGGCCTGCGCCCCGGTCATTTCGACGACATCCCCGGCGTTATCCGGCACAGCGCGCCCATAAGTCCCCGGGACCTGATGCGCGGCGCCCATGCGATTTATTGCGTGACCTCCCAGATGGGGTTCGAGGCGATCCTGGCGGGCCACCGCCCGCAGGTCTTCGGCCGGCCCTTCTACGCCGGCTGGGGGCTGAGCGATGATCGCCACCCAAGCCCGCTGACGCGCCGCAACCGACTGCTCGGCCGCGCGCAACTGGTGGCCGGGGCCCTGATCCTTTACCCGCTGTGGTATGACCCCGCACGGGACCGGCTTTGCAGCCCCGAAGAGGCGGTCGAGGGCCTTGCCGCCCGGGCCCGCGCCTGGCGCGAGGATCACCAGGGCTGGAACGGCGACAACATCCGCCTGTGGAAGCGGGGGCATTTCCAGGCCTTCTTCGGCGGTACAAAGCGGATGACCTTCGAGAGGGAGACAGCCCGCCGAACGCTCCACTGGGGGCCAAGCGAGGCACCGGTCACACGGGTCGAGGACGGCTTCCTGCGCTCGCGCGGGCTTGGCGCCGAACTGGTGCCGCCGCTGTCGCTGGTGCTTGACGATCTTGGCGTGCACTACGATCCGAACCGCGAAAGCCGGCTGGAGCGCTTGATCGCGGATCGCGCCGTTCTGCGCCCCGATCAACTGGTCCGCATCCGTGCGGTGATCGACCGGCTGATCCGCGACGGGCTGACCAAGTACAATACCGGCGGCCCGCCCCCGGATCTGCCACAAGGGCAGCGCATTCTGGTGCCGGGTCAGGTCGAAGACGATGCCTCGATCCGGTTCGGCGCCGGACAGATCGCCACCAATGCCGCGTTGCTGCGCCGTGTGCGGCAGGCCAATCCGGGCGCCGTGATCCTGTTCAAGCCCCATCCGGACGTCGAAGCCGGCTTGCGCCCCGGCGCGGTAGACCGCCCCGGCGACTGGGCCGACATGGTGCTGAGCGACACGGATACCGGCGCGCTTCTGGCCGAGGTGCAGGAGGTATGGACCATGACCTCAGGCCTGGGGTTCGAGGCGCTGATCCGCGGCCTGCCCATCACCGTGACCGGCCGGCCCTTCTACGCGGGTTGGGGACTGACCCGCGACCTCGGCGCGTCGATCCCGCGTCGGGCCGCGCTTGTGCAGGGACCTTCCGGAAGCCTGTCGCTGGAAAGCCTGGCCCATGCGGTGCTGATCGATTACCCACGCTATCGCGATCCGGTCAGCGGTTTGGCATGTCCGGTCGAAACGGTTCTGGATCGGCTGGCCAGCGGCAAGACAGGTCGCCGGGGACCTGCCCTGCGCCTGTTGGCAAAGACCCAGGGGGTGTTGGCCTCGCGCCCGGGCCTCTGGCGCCGAGGGTAGCCTGTCAGGCGATGGGCCGGCGCCAGCGGGTCATCACGTCCGGGCCGATGATCCGGCTTTCCACCAGATC
The Pseudooceanicola algae genome window above contains:
- the nusB gene encoding transcription antitermination factor NusB; protein product: MSDEPQIPQPLSGNQKRKMRSASRLYAVQALFQMEASGQTVEKIQVEFEDHRFGATYDEGEFAEGDVTLFRMILGEAVSWQARIDQMTDRALVAKWPIARIDPTLRALFRAAGAELLQGDAPPKVVIVEYVGVAQAFFPETKEPAFVNAVLDHMAREAKPEAF
- a CDS encoding 6,7-dimethyl-8-ribityllumazine synthase; amino-acid sequence: MAANELHYSLPRGSLDKPAKVLIVVAPYYRDVADQLIEGASAEIDAWGATQELIEVPGALEVPSAIAIAGRMSNFDAYVALGCVIRGETTHYDTVCNDSSRALTLMGLQGFCIGNGILTVETREQALVRARVADQNKGAGAAAAALHLLALSRKWGAPKSGVGFRPATEEYRLAGGSTPA
- the ribB gene encoding 3,4-dihydroxy-2-butanone-4-phosphate synthase, which encodes MPNDNTFEQPGPVEQSWSDAISSVEDIIEDARNGRMFILVDHESRENEGDLVIPAQMATPEAINFMATHGRGLICLSLTGDRVDQLGLPLMSSQNSSRHETNFTVSIEAREGVSTGISAHDRARTVAVAIDGGKGAADIATPGHVFPLRSRTGGVLVRAGHTEAAVDVSRLAGLNPSGVICEIMNEDGTMSRLPELIAFAQLHGLKIGTISDLIAYRRRYDNLVRIEKECSINTEFGGDWDLRIYVDETQGAEHIVLSKGDISTPEPVLVRMHALDPMKDVIGAGPAGRADEFRDAMMAVADEGRGVVVLLRDLHMKLVTAGEVSPHTLRQYGLGAQILSSLGLSQLILLTNSPQPTVVGLEAYGLEITGTRRIGD
- a CDS encoding riboflavin synthase yields the protein MFTGIVTDIGTIRRLDQQGDLRAEIECSYDIDGIDLGASICCDGVCLTVVELGTDWFAVEISAETLSKTSLGGWSDGKQINLERALKVGDELGGHIVSGHVDGLAEVISMEQDGDSTRVRFRAPKDLARFIAPKGSVALNGTSLTVNEVQGAVFGVNLIPHTKIATTWGLVKTGDQINLEVDTMARYVARLQETAI
- a CDS encoding capsule biosynthesis protein, with translation MTTKRVFLFLQGPHGPYFRQLAHVLRLAGADAWRVGFNTGDAMFWGQKDSYIPFPGPLEDWDATLIGILEDKSVTDIVLYGDSRPIHARALACARERGLGIHVFEEGYLRPYWVSYERDGSNGNSRLMQMQVPDMRAVLASTAAEPPVSPARWGDMRQHIFYGALYHFFVMVANRRYGALPPHRGVPVSREFLGYLKGLLLMPVSGAERRIASWRIRRGRFPYHLALLQLDHDSSFQMHSPFATSMEFLTEVLQAFAAGAPQHHHLVIKTHPLDDGGAGLRRDIRRLTRQVGLTGRVHFLRGGKLAQLLADTRSAVTVNSTSGQQVLYRGIPLRSFGAAVYNKPEFISTQPLPDFFAGALRPDRQAYGDYRRYLLETSQVAGGFYSARARRQLLRQIVDMMLAPEDPYDALKSGKAAPRQQLRLLP
- a CDS encoding polysaccharide biosynthesis/export family protein gives rise to the protein MTNSRTAWVKSATMLATTLLLASCAALPQVGPNKDQIYSGSTLEQGNAHIVAVDSRIAKVTDTTPALGFSSGFRNVDVLGPDTIRPGDILSLTIWENVDDGLLVGEGLNATQLTGVQVDGDGFIFVPYAGRIEAAGNTPEAIRRIITEKLQEQTPEPQVEVRRDSGDGATVTITGSVGAQGVYPIERPTRTLSSMIAASGGVLIDPQTAIVTILRSNQRSAIWYEDIFEIPDYDIALRDGDRINIKEDEREFTVLGAIGAQSVIRFQSPDLTAIEALAQAGGLRTNAADPTGIFILRKEDQAVAQAVLGQATTGEQNMVYVLNLTEPNGLFTARDFKMRDGDLVYVTEAPFTQWDKAISAIFGSLATAGSISSL
- a CDS encoding capsular polysaccharide biosynthesis protein; this encodes MSKPPRAPAPPEAVLPEGGPWGRDGRGTGALIPLHVRSAGFLTQAPLRRMLRLAGYRVTLGKPGPGDLVAVWGHAPSARRAEALAKRTGAKLLRIEDSFLRSLFPGRARGSAGDPPVGLTLARQGCHFDATGPSDLETLLRDHPLDDPALLARAEGLCARLQDAHLSKYAATLPAGDPGAGDLPAPGYVLVIDQTRGDASIRLGGADAGTFTTMLAAARAEHPGRDILLRGHPETAAGLRPGHFDDIPGVIRHSAPISPRDLMRGAHAIYCVTSQMGFEAILAGHRPQVFGRPFYAGWGLSDDRHPSPLTRRNRLLGRAQLVAGALILYPLWYDPARDRLCSPEEAVEGLAARARAWREDHQGWNGDNIRLWKRGHFQAFFGGTKRMTFERETARRTLHWGPSEAPVTRVEDGFLRSRGLGAELVPPLSLVLDDLGVHYDPNRESRLERLIADRAVLRPDQLVRIRAVIDRLIRDGLTKYNTGGPPPDLPQGQRILVPGQVEDDASIRFGAGQIATNAALLRRVRQANPGAVILFKPHPDVEAGLRPGAVDRPGDWADMVLSDTDTGALLAEVQEVWTMTSGLGFEALIRGLPITVTGRPFYAGWGLTRDLGASIPRRAALVQGPSGSLSLESLAHAVLIDYPRYRDPVSGLACPVETVLDRLASGKTGRRGPALRLLAKTQGVLASRPGLWRRG